Below is a genomic region from Haliotis asinina isolate JCU_RB_2024 chromosome 14, JCU_Hal_asi_v2, whole genome shotgun sequence.
GGTAGACTTTGGGATATCAAGCACAGTCACATTAGTATGTTATTTAATAGTACTGTATTCATTCCTACAGTATTTCAGTAGTTTAGTGTTATGCTTTGTCTACGACCCATCTCTTgtaatgataaaaataaaattagttacatcaaataaaaaaaaaatgaaataaatgaaaccTTGTTAATCCGAAATGAAACCTTGTTAATCCGAAAGATAATAGTGTTTCAatgagtaagtgtggttttacgccccttttagcactattccagcaatatcactgtggggaacaccagaaatgggattcacacattgtactcttgTGGGGAATTCGAACCcggttttcagcatgacaagcaaacacattaaccactagggtaccacTGTATTCTTTAAAATCGTCCGGATTGAGGCGTTCTGGATTAACGAGTAATCCTTTTAGGggaaaatattcataaatgcTCCCGGGAGACATTCCGGTTTATCGAGGGTTCACTTTATGTTGAAAGTATATAGTTCAAACAGTTCATCAAAAGAAGATATGCATACACGCAGCATGTAAtataataaacaaacatacacgATGTGACTCGATAATTACAAACACAATAGTTTGTATCCTGTCATGCCAAGTTATATATTCCTGTGCCTGTAAACAATCACAAACAGTCAATAAGCCgaaacaaaatttgatttgagCCTTTTGGGGGAATAATCGTTCTGGATCTCATGCTAAATGTCCCGATTTCTTGCGTTTTAGCCAAAACGTTGCCTTGAcgtgtgaaaaaaaaaagaaaaaaagaagaacCTCCTCATTCTGATCCATCCCTAgcttcaagtctttgaatgtcatttagaagtgtaaatacataagaatgaagattttatggatatcaacttctttatgagagaacacaacgtttcggagttaatgcttactccttcatcaggtgattgagaaagggatacagaggtgtatttatatgtacaggtaaaacaataacaaagtaacaagtggaatgagttaacgaaagctagtataaacaagcactgataggaagccgatagttaagataacaatgatggaagccaacggtaatgcattacagttgattggatatgtttacataacatgattggggataaggatggaagccaatggtgatacattacgcatgataggatgatgtacataacacacgatagggggtgagcatgtatacatgagggttggtgatgtacaaacacaagtatgtactcgggtagataggctatacatgaattacatagatagaatgtacacaggtagatgagattaatttatcaataagtcccaggcacttggtaggtacactccttggtcgcggttgatggctggtttctgtctccggatctcgatggcctcttgcagtttcctttggcgccagttgttgttgttggtagatagtatcctagtgtcctcccatcgaattgagtgttcagggttcttgagaatatgttcagagatggccgatttctggtcgagtttcctgactgaggtctgatgttccttcattctggtgttgattggtctcagcgtttctccaatgtataggtcgccacagttgcaagggatctggtagatgcatcctctcgggttagggtgttcacagctgggtcctaaaagccaacggtaaaggacccagctgtgaacaccctaacccgagaggatgcatctaccagatcccttgcagctgtggcgacctatacattggagaaacgctgagaccaatcaacaccagaatgaaggaacatcagacctcagtcaggaaactcgaccagaaatcggccatctctgaacatattctcaagaaccctgaacactcaattcgatgggaggacactaggatactatctaccaacaacaacaactggcgccaaaggaaactgcaagaggccatcgagatccggagacagaaaccagccatcaaccgcgaccaaggagtgtacctaccaagtgcctgggacttattgataaattaatctcatctacctgtgtacattctatctatgtaattcatgtatagcctatctacccgagtacatacttgtgtttgtacatcaccaaccctcatgtatacatgctcaccccctatcgtgtgttatgtacatcatcctatcatgcgtaatgtatcaccattggcttccatccttatccccaatcatgttatgtaaacatatccaatcaactgtaatgcattaccgttggcttccatcattgttatcttaactatcggcttcctatcagtgcttgtttatactagctttcgttaactcattccacttgttactttgttattgttttacctgtacatataaatacacctctgtatccctttctcaatcacctgatgaaggagtaagcattaactccgaaacgttgtgttctctcataaagaagttgatatccataaaatcttcattcttacatCCCTAGCTTGAATACTACTGAGTGAAGCTTTCACAACAAGCAGAAAAAACATTCCgaaaaataaaatatagatACAAAAATGTTTGAAGGTCAAAACAAATTTTCTATTCCACGAAAAGTTCACGTTATCATATATATGCCCAAACAGGTATATCAATCCGTCAATGCTTTAAGACACACTAAGCAGACAAGCATGTATGTGCAAACTGTTTAGGTACGTGAACAATTCATGAAAGAGTATTTTAATCAGGATAATAATCCGTTTCCACATTACTCAGTAACGAAAAAGTCAAATCACTCTCATATCACATGGTGGGTTGGTACTAGAAAATGGTCCTTTTACGtcaagtatgtatatacaataGCACTTACATAATGGAAAAAGGGCAAAAGAAGGCAATGATATGTACAAGAAACTAGGACACATGGAAACGGAAAATGTTCCGGCATTGACAATTTTACCCTGGTCTCAAACCTATTAATTCCAGCTTTCAGTTACGAAAATCATATTTTCCTGTTGATAGTAACAGCTTAAATTGCTGAACAGGAATTACAATAATAAAGCGTTGACACATCACTTTATTTTACGAGCGTGACTTGCCTTTGCTTTTCTTAAGTCAGTCATGGTCGTAACCGGATGTTGAATATGGACAATTGTCATGACATTAACATTTGAAGTTATTGTTAATGTATTAATTCCTTATATAGTAATATATTAAGCTTGCTACAAGTTAGTGGCATGGAATCATTATTGAGTTAATGAGTTACAATATCTACAACGATTAACCCTTTCAACAGTCACGACAGCGTGAGTCATGCATGGCTGTTGCTCCCATTTCGCCGTTGACATACGTCTGTAGATACATTGGAAAATGCCAAATCCGGACTCCGGTTCGGAATATGTCAAATCCAGTTTTCACAAAAACCCAGACTACTCCCTGAGTCACGGCAAAATTGTCCTTACTTATTAATTAAAGCGTGTTTTATCATCCAGACTCTCTCGGGTACGTATTAAGGAACCAAATGAACAATCTCGACAATCAATTTATAATGAGAACAATACTTACTAATACGGACGTAGCTGTCTAAAATAGCAATCCGTTGAAGGTTCATCTCATTTACTTTGTCCACAATGGTTAATGACTGAAAACACTGCCCTAAGCAGTAAGGAAGTCCATTCTAACAGATTATTcccaaatgaaaatataaatgatatattaggcataaataaaaacataagaacgagggaggtaactctatcgTAGCAGTGAACACCACAGCATACAAACGTTGACAAATCCAGATTGAATTACACTCGGGACAAAAGCTCTGTCTCAGGCTAGTTCGTAATGAACAGATTCCACGGTACTACAAAGTTGAAATGAAATTCAGTAACGTAACTTCGCAAGTACGAACGATTTTCACTCAATGGAATCTTTCGGATTAATAAATTACTTATGTACAAATAATTCTGGAGTGATCTACAATGTTTAAAGAGTTCCGCAATTATTCAGTTGTACGTGAGAAGCCGCTGCTGCGCTAATCCTACATGGCTGACACACCTACTGGCATATCtacaaactgaaaatgaatGATGCTAAATACAGGCAGACTCATGTGTAGATATCAACTTGAAAAATGTAAGTGTATAAACCTCAAGCTCAAACACATAGTGATATAAGCGAAGCATAGAAATGCACAACTACTGTCATTGCTTCACCAAAATCATCATAAATATTCTGAATGACAATAACAAACATTAGAATGTTACAGCTCCAAACAAATACagattttcgtgatgttttaaATAATCTGTGTATAGCTTACATCAAAATATTTACTACACGTGAACGCGTGGGTTTAAAGAAAGGCAGAAATGAACGTTTTCTTTCACATTTACAGCTAAATAGCTAGACACTTTCACTGAACATTCACCAAACCATCCCCACTAATGCTATTCTCCAATCAGTACCTTGCAAGCTTCATCCACAAGAAACGGAACACCTTTTTAGTTTGGCTGGTGGTAAGAAAACATGAGAACAAAACAGATTCTTGCATCATTCAGTATGTCACACAGCCCATGTCAGAACTTGAATAGTATTGGCATATAAATTCCATTTTAAAGAAAGTATTGCAGTTTTCCGCTTCAAACTAGGAGGGCATTCGAAACAAACCTTGCAGTACCACCCTCTCtttagaacgcatatacaaaacGCCCTGTTGGGCCTTGGACCAGTCCCCTACGACGAGAATGATCCAGGTAATaatttgtaattattttgttaccACTATCAAGGGTTACAGATATatcaaaacatgatgtttactcTATAAACTATACAGATACAATGTTTAAAACCATTTTCGTTTTTGATTAAATAGTATTTGTGATGGTATTCAACGATGGGTAATACACCTTGTTTTAGTGTATTTAGATAATATTTATTGATTAGCGAAATTACTGAATGACCCCGATTGATGTGATGAATGTACTAATTATCCCCGATATTTCTAAATGCAAAACTTCGGGCTCAAATAATATCTTAATTTACAAATCTCACGTTGAGGTAAAGTGTATAATGTACTTCATTTTTAATTGTTACCTCGTCAAAGCTAAGTTTAATATCAATTTAgtttataattttttttcttagaattttccaactttttaaaaataatgttaaTTATAGTTATAACTCGCTGCATCAGATGTTGTGAGCATGTTCAGTTCATCTTCGGCTGCTTCCTGCTCTTTCTTCTTGCGCTGGTTCCGTGTCCACAGCCAAGCGAGGATCCCAATGACAATCATGCCCAAGACAATGCCCGCTGAGATACCTATAATAAGGGGCATGACCCCTCCAGCTCTATCGTTCTTCGAGTTCCTTACATTTGGTTCTGCTACATTATTGGTTGacgttgttgctgttgctgccgTCGTGTTTGTAACAGAAACTGGAGACGTATTGACGTCACTTCCCGTAACCGGTTCATCGTCACCTGATGACGTGATGTTGTCATCTGGACGTTTGGACGTTGACTGTAGCCCGTGCGTCACGTACGAAGAATTCCCTTTGTTGACGGTGACGTTCGCATTGGTGGCGTTGGTTTGGGCTTCGTTGCTGAAACTATAGACTGACGTCACTGGCGATGATGTTGAAGTTGACGTTTGTTGTCGTGTAGATGTAGCATCAGTTGTCGTTGTTACAGCAGTTGACGACACCTTGACAGTTGGAGTCGTTGTAGTGGTGGACCGCTTCGCAGAAGATCTTACTGTTGACGTTCGTCGTTGGGTTGTCAGCTTCATTGaggttgacgttgacgttgacgttgacgttgacggtGTAGTTGTTGATGTGCTTGTTGTTGTAGGTGTTGTTTGTAACGTTGTCAGAACAGTTGTAGATATGGAAGGCGCAGATGAACTGACAGGTTTAGCACTCGCTGGTACAAGCAAAGTCGTTTTAACAGTAGGCACTGTTTCTTTGGTGACGTTCTTCATCATTGTGATAGTGGAACTACGAGATGTTGTGGAGCTGGCACGACCTGTTGTCACGCTGTCGACAGTAGATGACGTTACAGCCACAGTTGTGGTCGCTGTTGTTACTGACATCGTCGTTGTAGTCTCTGCATGAAACAGTCGCAATGAAATCTCAGATTTTCGAAGCAAGATCGTCTCAGCACTggacaacaacaaataaattcaaGCTGTTTTGTTTACACTTTCGAATTAACGTAATCTCTCAGCATGAAATAGTTTCAGTGCAATAAAGTATCAAATACCGTTGAAATATAAAGgaaaatattcaacaatatctAACATAACTGTCCTTGGAATACATCGTTACAAATGTTTAGAAGATAGGTGATTGggtattttgtaaaatatgaatgCATGATACGATCTGATTTCACTCAGTTAACCAAACGAGTCGTTGCTTTCATGGTTCATACTTTCATCTCCTTCCATATAAAGATACTTTCATAGGTGATATTAAATTCTGAGGATTACGTGATGGATATCCTTTACGTATCATATTCGAGGTAAGGTAAAATGGGGTTTAACTTACTAAGGATATTTCGCttatatgacgacgtgcatgcgagTGTATGTGTAGTTGCTTGTACTAGCCAAGCTGATTTGATAgcgctagctcactgagataccatgccaaggccttagacacattatactgattcCGAACTAACCAGTTCTTGAAAAACCCATTACTGCCGAGCGCCAGGCAGAGGCCATCAAATACCATATTTttacgtcttttggtatgacgcagCCGGTGGCCGAACCCGTGATCTTTCCCTCTCCGGGCGAACGcgctaaccactacaccatgtAGGCGGATACATGCTACAAAGAAGCACAACGTGTATGTTCTTTTGTTTCGTTCATCTTTGTACAATTACCAGAGGCATACCTTCAGAACAGTTGAACATCCGGAGGTCATCAATAGCGATGTCGCTGACAAAGGCCTCTTTCCTTGTACCAACTATCACGATCTAGACGCCGAAACATAATGAAcagataataaaataaaaagaataaaattaTTCAATATTGAATGAATTAAAAATCATCAGTACTtgtgaatatccgggttagaatcttCAACAACCTGTGCTTGTCGGAAGAGTCGAGAAACCAATCAAACACCAAAATAGTAATTAATCTCGAGGGTTTGCCGACAATGGTTCTGAAGACCAAATTATGATGAAATAAAGGAAACAGTTTGGACAGTGTTAACAGATAGCTTGACAACAACATTAGAATCTAAGTCGAAGCGTCGCCCATACATAACAGAGAAGTTATACATCACAAAAAATAGTTCTTATTTTTTTGTCTATGCGCATGAAACAAACTGCATCAGACCAACAGGATGTATATGCGCTCACGGCGAATGCTTGAGTGCATCAAGTTTTATTTGCGATGCATTATATGTTTAAGATATAGTATAAATCAAACAATACACTCAAGAATATGATTGAAACATAGAATATGCGTAAATTGTTGAAAGGATATCGATATCAGGGGTCGATATCATCACTTTTATTACCACTGATAAATAGCATTTATGTATGTCACCTTGAATATCTCGTCTTGGTCTGGGATCTTGACAAGCCCACGATGCCACTCGTTTCCTTGGTTACCATCAAGGTAAAACTCGGGATCAGTGTCGTCAATGTTGACTGAATTGGGTAGGATGTACACTTCCAGGCTTCCAACAGCTGAGGAACACAgatatttcagttaaaacattaGTCAGATACGTACCATTCATTCCATtgagtgaatgtagtttaacgccgctccgaatggttttgttgtcattttggAACGCCAGCATGAAGAAGGtcgaaacaaaaaatatatatagatacCGAAGTTATAATGGGATTTGGGGATTCGTTTCTGGCACGTGGAATTCAGAAGAATTGTAGGTAGTTCATATTCCAGGCAAACTAACCATTGAACGTCTTACAGATACTACTTTAGGCAATGAATTGTACATTCAATTCTTTGTCTAATGACACATTCAGTTAGACTGAAGCCACAACATTTTCCTTGTTAAACCGTAATAAAATCAAAATGCGTATCGCGCTGTGACAAACCCAATTCATTACCTAGTTGTTGAGTTTAATTTCAGATCTTGATAATTTTATTAATTCAGTTACTTCACAACAAATCAGTCTTATCCTAATCGACTCAAACTCttcatgacccgtgaagatctgggctggaattgatcttcagttcccatgcttgccgtaaaaggcgactaaaggaATCGGGCGGACAGACTCGCTGATctgcttgacacgtcatcgtatccccttgcacaaattgatgctcatgatattgatctctggattgcctggtttacaaaccgccgtcatatatctggagtattgctgagtacggcgttaaCCACCAAACAAAGAAAACTCCACATTCGAGGTATTTCCGGCGAAGGTCAATCACTCACCGTCGTCATCCGAAGGTCCCTTCATATGGTACCAGAACTCAAAGCACATGTTCCGAAGTGTGGGTGGGTAAGCGGGTGAGATAAGCCGAGCAGCATCTCCCGCTTTCCTTGGACTCGAACTCTCAATAAACAAGTAGAACCCTGCAGTAAACATATACCGAAAACAGTGATGCAACATCCAAGGTATGTAtgataaacatattgaagacGTCTTCTCGTACCAATGAATTTCAGCGCTAGGGTGGGGGTTATTTTTAGCTTTCAACCATACTCTCCATgaactggacccgtgaaggtaccggggtagaataggccttcagcaacccatgtttgccataaaaggcgactctgcttgtcgtaaagggcgactaacgggatcgggtggttaggctcgctgacttggctgacacatgtcatcgtttctcaattgatgctcatgttgttgatcactggattgtttggtccagactcgattattaacagaccgctgccatatagctggaatattgctgagttcggcgtaaaactaaactcactcactcactccatgaacTGATCTCAAGGGAAAGGTCCAAAACAAATAAGTGAAAACGTTAACTTAAGTCTAACTCCTCAGAATCGTCACAAAAACAGACATATACCAAAGCTACAATGACGGCTTTTACATCAGTCATAAGAAAGCATCTGTTAGTGGCACAGAAAGGGAACACCAATTATTATTATGAAATTATCAGAAGTGTTGACTAATGGTTTAGAAAACTGGAACGATAGGGTCTGGACAACTGGTATGACCATCCAGTATTTACCGATTTTGTATAGTTGATTACTTGAGCCCGTGGCTGGTGAAGATTCAAGTTATAATagatcttcatcaacccatgcttttcataagagccgactaacgaatcgggtggtcaggctcgctgattttcttaacacatgtcatcgtatcccagttgctcgtgatgttgatcactggattgtctagtctagaCTCAGccatttacataccgccgccatatatctgtaatattgcagagtgcgacgtaaagcaaacctcactcactcacctgagcCTGTAGTGTGGTCACCGGGAGGCCCTGTGCTCATTGTCGGTGTAGTCCCGGACATTCTCGTCCACTCAAAGTCGTCGAAGGTGTCCTGACTCCATCCGCAGATGCCCTCCTCTTCGAAGTCGCACTCCATTGTGTAGCCAACTGCCAGAGACAAGGTGATCTTACTTAGTGCCGGACACGGCGGACACGAAAGGACAGGTCGGCAATCATTCATTGTTCTGAGAGCGAGGAGAATATTATTTAAAACCCTAGTCAATTGAACATGACCATTTTACGTAACTTGTAACTTATATAGTAGCATAGACATATTTTTTTCGCATCCATTTTGAAACAGGCTGATGAAACCATCAAATCGTTTATAAAACTAGAAACTAGCTATAgtttcagtttgaaaccatGTATCCGAAACTGAGCACTCGTTTATAAAAGGATAAGCAAGTTTCAGAAACCAAAACCACTTTCGCAATAATCGAGCAGGCCATCAGCATTTCACAAGCATTATGGTCACACTTGTTTAATATCATTACCCAAAATGCATTAAGTGAGTATGATTCAACGCAAAGTAGTGAGACAGTTTTTGAGCGTGTCATCTTTGGTCACAGACGTTTGTCCCAGCGAGATAGGGCACTTGAAACATACAGGATTCGAACTCGAGTTGATaggttaataaataaatattaatgtaGAATATTGTAACGTGGATATCCTGGTCAAAGCGCACAACCATAATCTTGTTATTATAATCCAAGCTGCCGGCGAGGCCATGGAAGGTTGATGATCACATGATTTGATTTGTCTCACTTGACTACGGTAAGACACGTGTATCACACTGACTTTGTTGTGGGATAAGGATATATGGCGCTTCACATGTTTACCAcgcaaataaaaacaaaacaaaaacaaaacgatTTGGCTCTCAAGCATTTAGGGGATCTGAGATAGAAGCGTTGCTTTGGTAACCTGAAAGGTTTGATATATGTTAACCACAAAGACTTTGGTTCAtgcacacagttcttcctctgAGCTAGGAAACTAACCTCAATCAATCATTGTAATTAAATAGTTTTGAAGTAAATTATGATGCtcgtgtgatgatgatgaagtcGACGTttcaaacaacagacaaaaagTCAGTCAACATACATACTTTTCTAAAGATTAGTGAATTAGTAAATTAACAAGAGAGAATTCATCACAAAAACACACCAGCCTTTGACTGACTAGAACTAACTACTCCCCTCGAGACAATCAACAATAAGAGTTGAAGCCTAacaaatgtaaatttaagtACACACAAATAGATATAATTAAATAAATCAAGTCCAAACGAGCCACATTCTGAAGTGATGTTGATAAATAAATCAGTGTGTGAattgtaaaacaaactgtcacTGTATGCTATGCAAGATGTATTTCTTTATGCAACATTCACTTCTGGGTTATTGAAAGCCTGGAGAAAAGATTGTCCGTTACACGCTTAAAAGTTTTTAAAGGGTGTCGAAAATTATTTTCTGCTTACTGTCGCAGGTCGGAGGGTCTTCACTCCACTCTCGGCCGTCACACGTGAGGACTTCCGGTCCGTTGCGTTTGGTTCCAATTGGACACGTGAACTTGAGGAGTGCACCATTGTAGCTCTCCTCTACCTCCATCTGAGGGTGAGTTCCGAGGGATGGACAACCGCGTGCTGTAAACAGAATTAAGGCGGGTGATCTGGGGTATATGTATACACACGGgtacttacatacacatataagGGTCTGTCTTATgggatacatgtatacacaagggtactcatatatacatatagagGTTGGCGATGGGTCTCATGTATACAGAAGAGAACTTCCATAGACATATACGGGTGGGTGGTCTGGGTATTTGTATACACAGGAGTACTTCCACATAAATATAGGGGCGGGTGGTTTGGGGTACATGTATTCAGAAGGATACTTACATATTCATATAGGGTTAGTAGTTTTGCCTACATGTATACAGCAGTCtacttacatatacatataggtGTTGGATGGCTCCACGTCTGTGATTGTAGACATACAGCAAACCTGTCTCCAAGTCTTGTATATCTCTTCTTGCACTTGAAGTAGGCAAACTTTCCCCTGGCCCGCATCTTCACGCGACCATTTGGCAATGACAGTTTGGGACACTTCCTACCTGTGTCATCGTAAAGCAAAGGCACATATAGTTATCTTACTGACtcactgagtttggttttacgccgcatttagcaatattccagcaacatcaagacGGGGAACACTaaaaaatggcttcacacattgtacccatgtgaggattcgaacccggatcttcggcgtgacgggccaacgctttaaccactagaccacccgCTTGGTACGTTAATATGTTAAGACATTAGTCACACGTATGCCAGAACTAAAGCGGGCGATTGATTTACaattaaagtcacatcggcagaaTTAAAGCcgtaaaaagtgaaatgaatcCTCAGTTCCAATTCGGACAGTGGCATTTTACACTAAGGGAACACTAAGTATGAATGAGGTCTAGACTAATAGTTGTCAGACTTCCATTATTTGAATCAATGTCTAGGAAGAATGTTGTTAGCCATGTCACACAATCCGTGCTTTTCGTGTAAGTCATACACTAAGGGAACACTAAGTATGAATGAGGTCTAGACTAATAGTTGTCAGACTTCCATTATTTGAATCAATGTCAAGGAAGAATGTTGTTAGCCATGTCACACAATCCGTGCTTTTCGTGTAAGTCATACACTAAGGGAACACTAAGTATGAATGAGGTCTAGACTAATAGTTGTCAGACTTCCATTATTTGAATCAATGTCAAGGAAGAATGTTGTTAGCCATGTCACACAATCCGTGCTTTTCGTGTAAGTCATACACTAAGGGAACACTAAGTATGAATGAGGTCTAGACTAATAGTTGTTAGACTTCCATTATTTGAATCAATGTCAAGGAAGAATGTTGTTAGCCATGTCACACAATCCGTGCTTTTCGTGTAAGTCATACACTAAGGGAACACTAAGTATGAATGAGGTCTAGACTAATAGTTGTCAGACTTCCATTATTTGAATCAATGACAAGGAAGAATGCTGTTAGCCATGTCACACAATCCGTGTTTTTCGTGTAAGTCATACACTAAGGGAACACTAAGTATGAATGAGGTCTAGACTAATAGTTGTCAGACTTCCATTATTTGAATCAATGTCAAGGAAGAATGTTGTTAGCCATGTCACACAATCCGTGCTTTTCATGTAAGGCATACATGATAATCAAGCCATAGTCTCATCATCACCAATGTCAAATACAACACACCGAAGGAAGTTATCGGAAGAGGCACCTTTTTCTAAATTTCACCTCGATCGCTGCTGTCGAGATTTCCACCTCTTTACGGACTACAAAGACGAAGAACCTGTTGCTAACTAAACTTTGAGGAATAATAATTCATTGCCTATGACACTAGATTGTATTCGGCGAAGCGTTCACTTCTTTGAATCGCATGCCTTGCTGAAACCCCGACACATCAAGCGAAATGGTTGATGATTAGTGGTTgattggctcaaaagcggaacGATGAATTGCATTCtggctcgaaaactaataaacataacgtactcagtgaaacgctggTCATTAAAATATCCACACAGTTTACT
It encodes:
- the LOC137261628 gene encoding uncharacterized protein, which produces MQLSELLCTLTLFLSLLESSVFAQSRKCPKLSLPNGRVKMRARGKFAYFKCKKRYTRLGDRFAVCLQSQTWSHPTPICISRGCPSLGTHPQMEVEESYNGALLKFTCPIGTKRNGPEVLTCDGREWSEDPPTCDIGYTMECDFEEEGICGWSQDTFDDFEWTRMSGTTPTMSTGPPGDHTTGSGFYLFIESSSPRKAGDAARLISPAYPPTLRNMCFEFWYHMKGPSDDDAVGSLEVYILPNSVNIDDTDPEFYLDGNQGNEWHRGLVKIPDQDEIFKIVIVGTRKEAFVSDIAIDDLRMFNCSEETTTTMSVTTATTTVAVTSSTVDSVTTGRASSTTSRSSTITMMKNVTKETVPTVKTTLLVPASAKPVSSSAPSISTTVLTTLQTTPTTTSTSTTTPSTSTSTSTSTSMKLTTQRRTSTVRSSAKRSTTTTTPTVKVSSTAVTTTTDATSTRQQTSTSTSSPVTSVYSFSNEAQTNATNANVTVNKGNSSYVTHGLQSTSKRPDDNITSSGDDEPVTGSDVNTSPVSVTNTTAATATTSTNNVAEPNVRNSKNDRAGGVMPLIIGISAGIVLGMIVIGILAWLWTRNQRKKKEQEAAEDELNMLTTSDAASYNYN